In Caulobacter segnis ATCC 21756, the sequence GACCAGGGCCCGCAGCGGGCCAAGGCCCAAGGCCCGGGCCGCCTCGCGCTGGCCCTGGGGCACGGCCATCAGGCCGCCGCGCACGGCCTCGGCCATGTAGGCGGCCTCGAACAGGGTGATGGCGACCATGGCCCGGCCAAGCTTGTCGAGCGGCAGGGCCGACGGCAGCAGCAGCGGTCCCAGCACCGCGGCGGCGAACAGCACCACGATCAGCGGCGCGGCGCGCGCGGTCTCGACATAGGCGCTGGCCAGCAGGCGGATGAGCGGCAACCGGCTCTGGCGGGCCAGACCCAGCAGCACGCCGAGCGGCAGGGCGAAGATGGCGCAGACGGCGCCGACGATCAGGTTGAGGGCGAGGCCTCCCCAATAGGCGCTGGGCACGCTGGGCAGCAGCCGCGCCCCGCCCATGAGGACGAGACATACCACGGCCCCCAGCGGGGCGGTGACGAGGACCAATCCAGCGCGGCGCGGCAGGGCGAGCGGCGAAAGCCCGGCCGCCAGGGCCAGCACGGCGAGCAGGACGCGGCCCCCGTGGCCCGGCGGATAGAAGCCGATCAGGATCTGCGGGGCGCGGGCGGTGATCATCGCCCAGCACGCCCCGGCCGGATCGCAGGCCGCGCGACTGTCGCCGGTCCATGTGGCGTCGAGGATCAACCAGCGCAGGGCCGGTCCGGCCAGCACCACGGCGAGCGCGGCGACCAGCGCCCAGACCGCCCAGCGGCGCCAGGGATGCCCGCGGCCGACGCGGCTCATCGCACCGCCCAGCGCGCCTGGCGCGCGGCCCACAGGTTGATCAGGCCGCTGATCGACAGGCTGAGCGCCAGGTAGAAGACCAGGATCAGGCCCAGGGTCTCGATCGCCTGGCCGGTCTGGTTGAGCACCGTGCCGCCCAGCAGGGCGACGAGATCGGGATAGCCGACGATGATGGCGAGGGAGGCGTTCTTGGCGAGATTCAGATACTGGCTGGCCAGCGGCGGGGCGGCCACCCGCAGGGCCTGCGGCAAGGTGATCAGCATCAGGGTCTGGATCGGCGAGAGCCCCAGCGCCTGGGCGGCCTCGGCCTGGCCAGGAGCGATCGCCGCCAGGGCCCCGCGCACGACCTCGGCGATATAGCCGCCGGTATAGAGACCAAGGCCCCCGACCAGGGCGAGCAGCGGCGGCGAGACGACCTGGCCACCGACGAAACCAAAGCCCTGGGCGCGAGGAACCTCCAGGCCCGAGACCGACAGGACGAGGCCCAGTCCACAAAAGCCCAGCCAGCCAAAGCTCAGCACCTGGGCCGCGCGGCGGCTGGGGGCCCGGCGCCAGATGGCGACCAGGGCCGCCAGCGCCAGGGCCGCTCCGGCCAGCGCCCCGCCCCCTCCCCACCGCCAGTCGAGGCGCGGCAGGTAGAGACCGCGATTGCTGACAAAGCCAAGCCCGAAGAGATCGAGCGCGGCGCGGGGCGGCGGGGCCATGGCCAGCAGGCTGTAGAGCACCAGGAGCAGCACCGGCAGCGGGATGTTGCGAAAGAGCTCGACATAGCCCTGGGCCAGGATCCGCACCGGTCCGGACCTGGCCCGCAGGGCCACGCCAAAGGCCAGGCCCAGCAGGCTGGCCAGGGTCGCGCCCAGCCCCGTGACCTTCAGGGTGTTCAGCGCTCCGACCAGCAAGACCTTGGCGTTGCTGTCGCGCGGCGAATAGGCGATCGGCGTCTCGGCGATGTCGAAACCGGCGGCCCGGCCCAGGAAGTCAAAGCCCGAGGCCAGGCCGCTGGCGCGCAGATTGGCCGCGCCGTTGCGGGCCAGCAGCGCCAAGAGGGCGAGGACGGCGGCCAGGGCCAGGCCCTGCCAGGCGAGGCTGGCCAGGCGCTGGCGGGTGAGCGGGACGGCGGGCGGGCGGCTCATCGCATCGGCGGGGCGTAGAGGAGGCCCGGCGGGCTGGCGTTCCACAGGGCGTTGAGGCCGCGCTCGATCTTCAGGGGCGTCGCGGGCCCCAGGTTGCGGGCGAAGACCTCGCCATAGTTGCCGACCTGTCTGATGATCTGGAAAGCAAAGTCGTCGGAGAGGCCGATCATCGCCCCATAGCCGGGCTCGGCCCCGAGCAGGCGGCGGATCTCGGGATTGTCGCTGCGGGCGCGCAGGGCCTCGACATTGGCCGAGGTCACCCCCAGCTCCTCGGCCAGGATCATGGCGTTCAGCGTCCAGCGCACGACATTGCCCCAGGCGTCGTCGCCCTGGCGCACCACCGGCCCCAGCGGCTCCTTGGAGATCACCTCGGGCAGGATCAGGTGGTCGCCAGGCCGGGCCAGGGTGGCGCGGGCGGCGGCGAGGTTGGAGAGGTCGGCGGTATAGACGTCGCACTGCTCGCGGCCATAGGCGGCGCGGGCCTTGTCCTCGGTGTCGAACACCACCGGCTCGTAGGTGAGCTTGTGGGCCCTAAAATAGTCGGTGAGATTCATCTCGCTGGTCGAGCCGGTCTGGATGCAGATCCGCGCCCCGTTCAGCTGCGCCGCGTGGGCCACGCCCAGCGCCTTGCGAACCAGGAAGGCCTGGCCGTCGTAATAGTTGACCCCCGAAAAATCGAACTTGGCGTCGCGCGAGAAGGTCGCCGAGGTGTTGCGCCACAGGACGTCGACCTCGCCGGCCTGCAGCACGGTCAGGCGCTCGGTCGAGGAGGTCGGCGTAAAGCGCGCGGCCTCGGCGCGGCCGAAGATCGCCGCGGCGGTGGCCCGGCAAAAATCGGTGTCGAAGCCGCGCCAGCGGCCGGTGTTGTCGGCATAGGCAAAGCCGATCAGCCCCTGCTGGACGCCGCAGACCAGATAGCCGCGGGCGCGGACGGCGGCCAGGGTCCGTCCCTGCCCGGCCCCGGCGGCGGCCAGCGCCACCGGCGCGCCCTCGACCCCGACCGCCTTGGGCGGCGGGCCGTCGACGGCGCTGCCCGGATCACCGCAACCGGCCAGAAGGCCGACGAGCGGGCCGGCGAGCAGGCCGGCGGCGACCCGCGCCGCCAGCCCCTTAGCGCGGCGCGCCATCGCCGCTCTCGTAGCGATCGCGCAGATCGAGCGCTCGCGAGCGCAGCGGCTGGGCGATCCCATCGACATAGATGGCGGTCGGCAGGCTGCGCGGCGCGAGCGGGTCGCCGTCCCAGATCACCAGGTCGCCGGCCTTGCCCGGCGCCAGCGAGCCCAGCTGATCGGCCAGGCCGAAGATCCGGGCCGGGGCGATGGTGATCGCCTCCAGGGCCGCGGCGTAGGGCAGGCCCTGGGCCACGGCCGAGCCGGCCTCGTAACGCAGCTCGCGAACCCGGTGGGCCGGATCGGGGCTGACGATGGCGATCTCGACGCCGGCGGCGCGCAGCTTGGCGGCGTTCTGCAGGCTGGCCCCGACGATCTCGAAGCTGCGTGGCAGGTCGGCGGTGGCGTTGAGGATCACCGGGACCTTGGCCGCGGCGATCTCGCCGGCCACCCGCCAGCCCTCCTCGGCGCCGTTGAGGATCACCTTCAGGCGCTGCTCGCGGGCGAAGGCCAGCACCTGGCGGATGTCGGCGGCGCGGTGGACGGTGACCAACAGCGGCTCGCGCCCCTCGACGACCGGGATCAGGGCTTCGAGATCCTGGCGCGACAGCTTCAGATCGCGCAGCTCGCCGCGATCATAGGCGGCGCGGTTTTGCTTGTAGAGGCGCACTTCCTCGAGGCGGGCGCGCAGCAGGCCGATCTCGGCCCCGCGCGAGCCGCCCGCGCCGTTCTCGCCAAAGCGCATGGCCACGGCCAGGCGCGGCTTGACCAGCAGATCGCCGGCCAGGCGGATGGCCAGGACCTGGCCGTCGAACAGCGCCCCATCGCCGTCGTCGGCGCCGCCGCCCTCGCCGTCGCCGCCCGGGGCCGGCACGACGATGGCGCGGGTGACGCCGCCCAGCCGCGCGACGGGCACGAGGGTGGTGTCGGGGTTGAGGCCATATTGCGGATCGAAGGCCGCGCCGAGGTCGGAGGACGAACTCTTGGCGTCATCGGTCCCCTTGACCGAATTGACCTCGCGCACGCCCAGGACCGTGTTGGGCGCGAAAAGGCCGGGGGTGACGATCGCGCCCTTGGCGTCGATGACCTGGGACCCGGCCGGTGGGGCCAGGCCCTTGCCGACCGCGAGGATCTTGCCGTCGCGGAGGATCACCGTGCCATCGGCGATCTCGCCGACCGGCCCCATGGTCAAGAGGCGCGCGTGGATGATGGCCGTGGCGGGCTCGGCCAAGGCCGACGTGGAGAGCGCGGAGGCGGCGAAGAGGCCGGCCAGCAGGGGAACGATCGGCTTCATTGGGCGAGGTCTCCGCGGTTTTGGCCGAGCTCGAAGTCGGAAGGACGGCGCGGGGCCTGGCGGTCGAATTCGACGGCGCCGTCGATGAACACGAGATCCGCGAGCGCGTAGATGCTCAAGGGATCGGCGCTCCACAGCACGATGTCGGCCATCTTGCCGGGCTCGAGAGACCCCGTGCGGTCGGCCACGCCCATGATCTTGGCGGAGTTGAGCGTGATCCACTGGATGGCGACGGCGTCGGGGATGTCGATGCCGGCGCGGCGGCCGGCGGCCTGGGCGACGGCGGCCTCGCGGTTGAGGCGCTGGATGATGTTGGGATCGTCCGAGTGCAGCGAGACGCAGACCCCGGCCTTGGTCAGGAGGGCGGCGTTTTCCTCGATGCCGTCATAGGCCTCCATCTTAAAGCCCCAGCGGCCCGACCAGACGGCCGCGCAGATGCCCTCGCGGGCCAGCAGCGGGGCGATCTTGTAGGCCTCGACCGCGTGGTGGAAGGCGGTGATGTGGTAGCCGAACTCGTGGGAGACATCGATCAGGTTGGCCATCTCGTCGGCCCGGTAGCAGTGGTTCTGCACCAGGAGCTCGCCGGTCAGGGCCCCCGACAGGGTGTCGAGCGTCAGGTCGCGCTTGGGCGGCTCGCCCCCTTCCCCCTTGGCGGCCTTCTTATCGTAGGCGGCCCAGCGCTTGCCGTAGTCGGCCGCCTCGATCCAGCCGCGGCGATAGCCGGCGACATTGCCCATGCGGGTGGCCGGGGTGCGGCCGCGCGCGCCGTAGCGGCCCTTGGGGTTTTCGCCGCAGGCCATCTTCAGGCCGTAGGGCGCGCCGGGGAACTTCATGGCCTGGACGGTGACGGCCGGGACGTTCTTCAGGGCCACGGTGCGGCCGCCGAAGAGATTGGCCGAGCCGGGCAGGATCAGCAGGCTGGTGACGCCGCCGGCCCGGGCCCGCTCGAACCCCGCGTCCTGGGGCCAGACGCTGTGCTCGGCCCAGACATAGCCGGTGTTGGGGTCGATGTTCTCGTTGACGTCGACCTGGCCGGTCACGGCCGGGGCCGGAAACACCCCAAGGTGGGAGTGGGCGTCGATCAGGCCGGGGGTGACCCAGCGGCCCTTGGCGTCGATCAGCTTGGCCCCGGCCGGCGGCGCGGCGGCGGGCCCGACCGAGACGATCTTGCCGGCGTCGAACACCACCATGCCGCCGAGGATCTTCTGGCCCGTCCCGGTGTAGATGTTGGCGTTGACGATGGCCGTCAGACCCGAGGCCGCGACCTTGTAGGTGCTCGGATAGGCATCGCGGGCCGGGACCAGGCCCTTGGGCGGCGGGGCGGCCGGGCGCGGGGCGGCTTCGGCCTGGGGCTTGGGCGGCGGGGTCGTGGCGCAGGCGGCCAGCAGCAGGGTGGCGCTCAGCGCCAGCCAGGGCACGCGGCGGGGCCGCGCCGCCGCGCTGGCCAGTCTCGACGGGTTTGACACGGGGTCTCCTGACGCCGCCGACGCGGGCGGTCCTTGATCAAAAGAGAGAGGCGAAACGGTGGGCGCCCGCCGGGCGCCCTGGGCAGAGGGCGTCCGGCGGGCCGAGGCGAAGGGTCCAAGACGCCCCTGGGGAGGTTCGTCCGGATCCGCTCGCCGCGTGGCTAGAAGGACTTGCTGAGGCTCAGGTACCAGTAGCGGGCGTAGGGCTGGTAGACGGCCCCCAGATAGCCGTAGGTCCCCGACGAAAGCGGCGGGTCTTCGTTGGTGATGTTGTTGACGCCCAGGCGGATCCTGGAGCCGTCCAGGCGCCCCTTGCCGACCGTCCACTGGCCATAGAGGTTGCCGGTCACCTGGCTTTCGACCTGCCAGGGCGTGCCGTCCGTCGCCAGAAGCGAGGTGTCGTCCATCGAGGAGATGTACTTGGTGAACGCCCCCACGGTCAGCTGCTCGTAGCGCCAGGTCAGCGAGGCCGAGACCTTGGTCTTGGGCGTGCCGTTCTGGCGCAGGAGGTCCCCGCCGCCGGTGATCGACGTGCCGGCGTTGATCTTGCCGGCCTGGCGGGCGGCGAGCAGTTCGGCGATCTCGGCCGAGGGCTGGCGGTAGAACTTGTTGAAGTGGGCGACATTGATGTCGGCGTCGAAATCGCCAAACCGCGTGCCGTGCAGGCGCCAGTTGAGGCTGACGTCGAGGCCGCGGACGTCCTGCGGATTGAGGTTCTGGTACTGGTCCTTGACGTAGGTGACCTGGCCGACGGCGGCCAGACCCGTGCCGGCGGTGCGGGCGATGTCGTCGGCGGTCGGGGCCAGGCGGATGACGTTGGGGTTGCTCGAGCCCTGGACGCGCAGCAGGTAGTCGAGGATCAGGGCGTTGCCTTCGCCGAACACCCCGATGATGCCGTTCTGCTTGGTGTCCCAGACATCGACGGTCAGGGTAAAGCGCCCCAGTTCACTGGGAATGAACTTCGGCTGCAGGACAAGACCGATCGACTGGCTCTCGGAGGTCTCGGCCTTCAGGTCGGGATTGCCGGCCCGCTGGGCGGTGGCGACGATCGAAGCCGAGCAGGCGCTGAAGCTCGAGATCCGGCCGGCCCGCAGGTCGGCCTCGCAGAAGATGTAGTCGGTGCGAGTGTTGCCCCGCGTCACGATGGCCGAATTGACCTGCAGCAGGTTGGGGGCGCGGAAGCCCTTGGAGTAAGAACCGCGGACCCGCACGCCGTCGAAGAGGTCCCAGGCCAGGGCGACCTTGGGTTTGGCGACATCGCCAAAGTCGCTGTAGTGCTCATAGCGTCCGGCCAGCTGCACCTCGACATTGCGCACCAGGGGCACGTTCATGTCGGGCGAGACGACGGGCACGGCCAGTTCGGCATAGGCCGAGGCGACCTTGCGCGAGCCCTTGGAGTCGGGGGTCGGGCTGACGCCGAAGAGGTCCGAGGTCTGGACTTCGCCGGTCACCGCGTCGGTGAACTTGATCGTGCCATCGACGCGAGCGTCGCGGTTGTCGCTGATCGTCTCGCGGCGCAGCTCGACGCCGGCGGCCAGGCCAAGGTCACCGGCCGGCAGGGCCAGGAGGTCGGCCTTGGAGACCTTGAAATCCCATTGGGCCAGGGTCGAGCGGCCCTTGAGGTAGGTCTTGACGCGGATGGCGTCGAGGGCGGCCTTGGAGCTGGGCGTGCCGTCGACCCCGGTCGGGTTGCTGGCGCTGCCGCCGTTGAACGGGTTGTAGGCGTCGGGGGTCGACAGGGCGAGTTGCTTTTGCAGGGCCGTGGAGCTGACGCCGTCCTGGACGTCGGTGACGCCGGCCTCGGTGTAGAGCAGCGCGCTATCCCAGCGGAAGCCGTAGGCATTGCCCTTCAGCCCGCCGAGCACCCGCACCTGCTTGCCCTTGACGTCGACATTGGTCGGGCCAAGGTCGCCGAACCGGTAGTTGGTCAGGCTGACGGCGCGGCCCGCGGCGGGGATGTTGAGGTTGGCCAGGCGATTGGGGTTGACCGTGCCGTCGGCGAAGGTCACCGGGCCGAACGGGTTCCAGTAGTTGGACGCGGGGATGGCGATCTTGGTCGAGCCGATCGTGAACACCCCGTCCTGCACGCTGTGGGTGTCGGAGATGTAGTAGCCAAGCTCCCCATAGGCGGTGACGTCGTCGGTCAGGTCATAGCGCCAGGTCGAAAAGAGGTTGGTGCGGCGCATCTTGGGCATGACCGACAGGCCATAGACCGACTGGGCGTCCGAGCGGGTGTCGCGGGCCGCGCCGGAGGTGGCGCGCGTACCCGTGCCGATGCAGATGCCGCCGGCCAGCACCGAGCCGCACGAGCCGTCGGCGGTCGGCTGGATGTGGAAGACGCCCGCGGCGGTGGTCAGGTTGGTCGTGCCCTGGCGCACCGCGCCAGTCTGGCCGATCACCGTCAGGTCGGCCCAGGGGCTGAGCGTGCTGCGGCGATCGAGCGTATTGGAGCCGGCGAAGCTGGTGTCGGCGAATAGCGGGCGCTTGTCGCCGCTGGCGGTGTAGTCGAGGTCGGTGGATTTGAGCGCGCTGCGATAGGCGTAGTCGGCCGACAGGGTGACGTTGCCGCGCCCTTCCTTGAAGTTCTGGCCGACGGCGAAGTTGAGATTGAAGTCACGCATCGACGTGCCTTCGGCCCCGCCGTAGCGCACGGTGACCGTCCCGCCGTCGAGGTCATCGCGCAGCACGGTGTTGAGCACGCCGGCCACGGCGTCGGCGCCATAGAGGGCCGCGGCCCCGTCGCGCAGCACTTCCAGGCGCTGGATGCCCGAGACCGGCAGGGTGTTGGAGTTGGTGGTCAGCACCGGGGCGAGGTTGGAATCGGCCTGGGTGCCCGGCCAGGTGACGACCCGGCGGCCATTGAGCAGCACCAGGGTGTTACCCACGCCCAGGTCGCGCAGGTTGATCGAGCCAACATCGCCGCGGGCGAAGTTGCTGCTGGTCGCGCCATTGGTGCTGTTGAAGGTGACATTGCCCATCTGCGGCACCGCGCGCAGCAGGTCATCGCCCGAGACCGCGCCGGTGGTGGCGATCTGGGCGGCGTCGACGACCGTGACCGGCACGGCGGCGGTGACCTTGGAGCCGGCGATCTGGGTGCCGACGACGATCACCTCCTCGACGGTGGCGGCGTCCTGCGGCGGCGCGCTGGCCGTTGCTTGAGCTTGGGCGTGGGCCAGGCCCGCGCCCAGGAGGCTGGCCGTGCTGGCCAGCAGCAGCGCCCGGCTGGCGCGTTGGAAGCGATGGTTCATGATAACCCCCTCAGGTCTAGCGTGCGCCGCCGGCAGGCTTTCGCCGTTCTCGATCGACAGCTTCTGAGACGGATGGGCGGGGCGTTGCCCCACCTGAGCCCGGCCAGAAAATCGCCGTTTTTGTCGTTGCCTGGCGGCTGGGCGCCGATCGCCCACGAAGCGGGCGCCGCCCGCTATCGAAGCCCCACTAAACTTGTAGAGTTTGCAAGGCGCGGCAGTTTTTGGCGCAGCGGCGCCAGGGAAACTCAATCGCGCGGCGGGAGGCCTGCCCCGCCGCGCGCTCCACGGACGCTCTTGGCTGGCGCTAGTAGAAGCTGACGTTGTCGATCTCGAGCCACAGGGTCTCGCCGGCTGAGCGGCCGCCCATCAGTTCGACCTCGGTCAGATCCTTGGCGGTCCACTCGCCCTTGCCGCGCAAGGCCTTGAGGGCGGTGAACGGGATCTCGACCACGCGCCAGTCGGCCCCGGCGCTGAACGGCGCCGACCAGCGCCCGCTGGTCGTGGTGACGCCCAGCGCATAGGCGCCGTCGCCGCGCGCCTCGAAGCGCACGCCCTTGAAGGCGCTGGCGTCGACCGGCGTGATCGAGCCCCGGCTCAGCGGAATGATCACTCCGGCGCTGGGCTTGGCCTTGATCGCCATGCGGGCCGACAGCGACAGGGCCCGGCCTTGCGTCCCCCGGGCGATGGTCTGGCTGATCTCGACGGTGCGGTCCATGCCGCCGTCCGGATCGTCGGTGCGCAGGGTGTCGAGGCTGGATCGGCGGTCGCTCCGCTCGAAGTCGTCGATCAGGGCCTTGGCCGCGATGGCCGGCGGACTGGTCGCCTGGTTGGCGCTCATCGGCGGGGCGCCGGGCCCATAGACCAGCTTGCCGTCGATCAGCACCCGGTCGGTGTTGCGCACGTCGGCGATGCTCGTCCACGGCGCGCCCTTGATCAAAACCAGATCGGCGCGCTGACCCGGCGCGATGGTCCCGCGATCAGCGGCGAGGTTCATCAGCTTGGCGCTGTCGGCGGTGGCGGCGATCAGGGCCTGGCTGGGCGTCAGGCCCGCGCGGACCAGGAGCTCCATCTCGTGCAGGGTCGAGACGCCGTGCGGCGTGCCGGGCATGCCTGCGTCGGTGCCCAGGCCCAGGGTCACGCCCGCGCCATGCAGGCGCTTGGCGTTGGCCAGGGCGATGTCGAACTTGCGAAAGCTCTGGCGGTTCTTGGGATCGGCCGGATCGCGGGCTGGCTCGCCGGGCTTGACCGGCTCGTAGACGGCCAGGGTCGGGGTGTCGGCCGTGCCGCCGGCCTTGATCGCCGCCAGGGCCTCGTCGTCGAGCGGGCGGTCCTGCAGGCTGTGGGTGATGACATCGACGCCGGCCTTGCCGGCCACCGCGCCGCGCTCGACGGTGACGGTGTGGGTGAAGACCTTGAGGTTTTGCTTGTGGGCTTCGTCGACCAGGGCCGAAAGGGTCCAGCCGTCCATGCTGGTGTTGTCGGGCGAGGCCCCATAGCGCCAGCCGTCGGTGAAGGCCTTGATCAGGTCGGGCTTGTAGGGGGCCAGGGCCTGGATGGCGGCGCGGGCCGCCTCGGGGGTGTTGACCCACTTGGTGGTGGCCGTGTCGGCCCAGTCGGCTCCGTGGCCGCCGGGGGTGCTGACCCGGGCGGCGAAATTGACGTGCGGCGCGACCAGGGTCGAAAGCCACTGGCGGCGCGGGGCGAAGGATTCGGGCGCGGCGTTGAAGTCGTTGACCGTGGTCACCCCGGCGGCGACGTAGGCGCTGGCGATCTGCGGGGTGGTGGCCGGGACGCCGCCGCCGGTCCAGTGGGTGTGAAGGTCAAAAAAGCCCGGCAGCAGGGCCTGGCCCTTGGCGTCGATGACCTGGGCCCCGCGCGGGATCTTGACCTTCAGCCCGACGGCGGTGATGCGGCCGCTTTCGATGACCACGGTGGCCGGGCGCGGCGGCGCGCCGGTGGCGTCGAAGACAATGGCCCCGACAATGGCGACCGGGCGGGAGGCCGGCGCCTCAGCATGGGCCGCGCTGACCAGCAGTCCCGCGCCCGCCGCCAGGGCCAGGGCCGAAGCCGCCGCTGTCATCGATCCCGTCCAACCGTGCTTGGTCTCGCCCATCGCCCTACTCGCCTTTGATGCCTGGCGCGCCCCGGCGCCGGTGCTCTTAGACGGCGAGCGCGGCGATCGCCCCACTGAAAAAGGCGGCGGGGCGACCCCATTTTTTCTGCATTGCGCGGGGCGCGGGCGTTTGCCCGCTCAAAGGGCGATCGGCACGGCGGTGGTGAACTTCATCTCCTCCATGGCGAAGGCGGAGCTGATGTCGAGCAGGCGCACGGCCTTGATCAGCCGGCGATAGACCCCGTCATAGGCGGCGATGTCCTTGACGCGCAGTTTCAGGAGATAGTCGACCTCGCCGCTCATCCGGTAGAATTCGACGACCTCGGGGATGGTGCGCACGGCCCCGGCGAAGGCGGCCAGCCATTCGTCGCTGTGCTCGGCGGCGCGGACGGTGACGAAGACCACCATGGCCGAGCCGAGCTTGACCGGATCGACCAGGGCCACGCGCTTGAGGATATAGCCCTCGTCCTCGAGGCGCTTGAGGCGTCGCCAGCAGGCGTTTTGCGACAGGGCCACGGCCTCGGCCAGCTCGTTGACCGTCAGGGAGGCGTCTTCCTGGACGATCTCCAGAATGCGCCGATCGATACGATCCAGCCCGCCATCCGCCATAGTTCATCCCTCCCAAGCCCCAGTCCGTGGAGCGGAGAGTTTCGCGCGGATCGGGCCCCGTAAAGGATTTTTACCACCAAAGGCGAGATTTCTTGGGAGATTGCCACAAGGGCGGCGCAAGCGCGGCGGTCCTCGCAAAACAGCCAAGCCTAGCGTCAGCGCGCCTGGCGCCTTACCTTCGGACCATGGCCGCCCGTCTTCGCCCCACCGCCCGCCTGCTCTCCCCGTCCGGTTGGACGGCGCTGGGGATCCTGGTCATGGGACTGTCGATCGGCCTGGCCGCGGGCCTCACGCTATGGGCGCGCGGCCTGCCGCACGGCTAGGCCCCGCCCCGGCGTCTCCCGTCTCCTCGGGGCTCAGCGGCTCCAGAACACATGCACCGCGCCCGGCGCGGTCTCGACGGTGAACACCTCGCCGTTGAGCCGCGCGTCGCGGGCCATGGCCTCGTAATCGATATAGAGCCGCAGCGGCGCGGGGATATCGACGGTTTCCTCGGTCAGGGCCTGAAAGCAGTCGGCGAGGCTGTCGAAGACGCCGTGATATTGCGCGTCGAGCGCGGCGGCGGCCGCGCCCAGATCCCCGCCAAGCTCGGCCAGCACCAGGGCGCCCAGAGCGCCCCGCGCCCGCAGGAAGGCGGCGATCTCGACCACCCGGCCGATGCTGGCGTGTTCGCCGATCTCCACCCCGCCAAACCCTTCATGATCATGGATGGCGAATTCCTCGGCCCCAGCCACGGGCGAAGCCTTCAGCATGGCGCCGATCGCCGACCACACGGCGGCTTCGTCGCC encodes:
- a CDS encoding amidohydrolase family protein, with translation MGETKHGWTGSMTAAASALALAAGAGLLVSAAHAEAPASRPVAIVGAIVFDATGAPPRPATVVIESGRITAVGLKVKIPRGAQVIDAKGQALLPGFFDLHTHWTGGGVPATTPQIASAYVAAGVTTVNDFNAAPESFAPRRQWLSTLVAPHVNFAARVSTPGGHGADWADTATTKWVNTPEAARAAIQALAPYKPDLIKAFTDGWRYGASPDNTSMDGWTLSALVDEAHKQNLKVFTHTVTVERGAVAGKAGVDVITHSLQDRPLDDEALAAIKAGGTADTPTLAVYEPVKPGEPARDPADPKNRQSFRKFDIALANAKRLHGAGVTLGLGTDAGMPGTPHGVSTLHEMELLVRAGLTPSQALIAATADSAKLMNLAADRGTIAPGQRADLVLIKGAPWTSIADVRNTDRVLIDGKLVYGPGAPPMSANQATSPPAIAAKALIDDFERSDRRSSLDTLRTDDPDGGMDRTVEISQTIARGTQGRALSLSARMAIKAKPSAGVIIPLSRGSITPVDASAFKGVRFEARGDGAYALGVTTTSGRWSAPFSAGADWRVVEIPFTALKALRGKGEWTAKDLTEVELMGGRSAGETLWLEIDNVSFY
- a CDS encoding antirestriction protein ArdA; protein product: MTSAFERLEPRIYVACLAAYNSGWLHGAWIEVEGDEAAVWSAIGAMLKASPVAGAEEFAIHDHEGFGGVEIGEHASIGRVVEIAAFLRARGALGALVLAELGGDLGAAAAALDAQYHGVFDSLADCFQALTEETVDIPAPLRLYIDYEAMARDARLNGEVFTVETAPGAVHVFWSR
- a CDS encoding Lrp/AsnC family transcriptional regulator, producing MADGGLDRIDRRILEIVQEDASLTVNELAEAVALSQNACWRRLKRLEDEGYILKRVALVDPVKLGSAMVVFVTVRAAEHSDEWLAAFAGAVRTIPEVVEFYRMSGEVDYLLKLRVKDIAAYDGVYRRLIKAVRLLDISSAFAMEEMKFTTAVPIAL